Proteins encoded in a region of the Neoarius graeffei isolate fNeoGra1 chromosome 3, fNeoGra1.pri, whole genome shotgun sequence genome:
- the LOC132883444 gene encoding mucin-2-like isoform X2: MLETSTGVTSEPPSSSHSGPTTAITLEASTGVTSEPPSTSPSGPTSTIILEISTGVTSEPPSTTPSGSTTGVMLETSTGVTSEPPSSSPSGTSTAITLEISTGVTSEPPSTSPSRSTTPVLLETSTGVTSEPPSSSPSGPTTAITLEASTGVTSEPPSTSPSRSTTPVLLETSTGVTSEPPSTSPSGSTTAITLETSTGVTSEPPSSSSSGSTTGVTLETLTGVTSESPSSSSSGPTTAIKLETSTGVTSDPPSTSPSGSTTGVTLETSTRVTSGPPPSSPSGPTTAITLETSTGVTSDPPSSSPSGSTTGVTLETSTRVTSGPPPSSPSGPTTAITLETSTGVTSEPPSSSSSGSTTGVTLETLTGVTSESPSSSSSGPTTAIKLETSTGVTSEPPSTSPSGSTTAITLETSTGVTSEQPSSTPSGSTTGVMLETSTGVTSEPPSSSHSGPTTAITLEASTGVTSEPPSTSPSGPTSTIILEISTGVTSEPPSTTPSGSTTGVMLETSTGVTSEPPSSSPSGTSTAITLEISTGVTSEPPSTSPSRSTTPVLLETSTGVTSEPPSSSPSGPTTAITLEASTGVTSEPPSTSPSRSTTPVLLETSTGVTSEPPSTSPSGSTTAITLETSTGVTSEPPSSSSSGSTTGVTLETLTGVTSESPSSSSSGPTTAIKLETSTGVTSDPPSTSPSGSTTGVTLETSTRVTSGPPPSSPSGPTTAITLETSTGVTSDPPSSSPSGSTTGVTLETSTRVTSGPPPSSPSGPTTAITLETSTGVTSEPPSSSSSGSTTGVTLETLTGVTSESPSSSSSGPTTAIKLETSTGVTSDPPSTSPSGSTTAITLEASTGVTSEPPSTSPSGPTSTIILEISTGVTSEPPSTTPSGSTTGVMLETSTGVTSEPPSSSPSGTSTAITLEISTGVTSEPPSTSPSRSTTPVLLETSTGVTSEPPSSSPSGPTTAITLEASTGVTSEPPSTSPSGSTTAITLETSTGVTSEPPSSSSSGSTTGVTLETLTGVTSESPSSSSSGPTTAIKLETSTGVTSDPPSTSPSGSTTGVTLETSTRVTSGPPPSSPSGPTTAITLETSTGVTSDPPSSSPSGSTTGVTLETSTRVTSGPPPSSPSGPTTAITLETSTGVTSDPPSSPSGSTTGVTLETSTRVTSGPPPSSPSGPTTAITLEASTGVTSEPPSTSRSRSTTPVILETSRVVTSEPPSTTPSDSTTAITLETSTGFTSEPPPSSPSGPTTAITLETSTGFTSGPPPSSPSGPTTAVTLETSKGVTSGPPPSSPSGPTTAITLETSTSVASETSSSMLSISTRSITLESLTVVASVPPSSTPHRSTVSIAPKTSFGFTSTPHSTSPSGPITRITHSTPVTTEPLSSTPSKSTITPKPFTGVTTGTPSSPSSRSTASITQKTSTVITPQSLPNSSSTLSTVESTTASSPDIRTMSFTSLEEFDHELSNHSSPKFAQRANLVKTKLEPILKNKSSNFIFLTVIRFRPGSIITDMNLYYTYRNGLPNDSEIITTIQDSDTGLNITKAFVTQIATTTTPLAKSTPKATTGAATMKTLSPTATTKATIKPTAITTNAATATTKTLGPTATTKATIKPTAITTNAATATTKTLAPTGTTKATIKPTAITTNPATATMKTLAPTGTTKATIKPTAITTNAATATMKTLSPTATTKATIKPTAITTNAATATTKTLAPTATTKATIKPTAITANAATATMKTLSPTATTKATIKPPAITTNAATATMKTLSPTATTKATIKPPAITTNAATAAAITKTLAPTATTKATMKPTTITTKAATTTTTTKKATTETTTTPTTTTTTTTTTTTKPTTKTTTTTTTPTVAAARPPPTVEMSVGLKRLYVPELANPQSQEFKDLAAIVTKVLNLIYKALYGPRFLWSTVRAFRPQNRRADDFTQADVELVFNESSTKPLPSGAEVVNELKDIAENNNTFDVEFDATAISVINEPHRVPVQFRTNGTFEAALSDSSSDLFTNRALMIKTGLNPFFVADFPTAFTILTISNFSNGVLKEQTDSILNFMEVNFASSAQLPSNTQIGETMLRAANDTSLPFKIFLNDIMVNGTLISSSDISSKINMFMACFMVAVSFLFTWSS, from the exons AtgctggaaacatcaacaggtgttacatcagagcCACCGTCTAGTTCTCATTCAGGACCAACTACAGCTATCACACTGGAAGcatcaacaggtgttacatcagaaccaccatcaacttctccttcAGGACCAACTTCAACTATCATCCTGGAAATatcaacaggtgttacatcagagcCACCATCAACTACTCCGTCAGGATCAACTACAGGTGTAATgttggaaacatcaacaggtgttacatcagagcCACCGTCTAGTTCTCCTTCAGGAACAAGTACAGCTATCACACTGGAAATatcaacaggtgttacatcagaaccaccatcaacttctccatcaagATCAACGACACCTGTTCtcctggaaacatcaacaggtgttacatcagagcCACCGTCTAGTTCTCCTTCAGGACCAACTACGGCTATCACACTGGAAGcatcaacaggtgttacatcagaaccaccatcaacttctccatcaagATCAACGACACCTGTTCtcctggaaacatcaacaggtgttacatcagagccaccatcaacttctccttcaggatcaactacagctatcacactggaaacatcaacaggtgttacatcagagcCACCATCTAGTTCTTCTTCAGGATCAACTACAGGTGTAACATTGGAAACATTAACCGGTGTTACATCAGAGTCACCATCTAGTTCTTCTTCAGGACCAACTACAGCTATCaaactggaaacatcaacaggtgttacatcagacccaccatcaacttctccttcAGGATCAACTACAGGTGTGACATTGGAAACATCAACACGTGTGACATCAGGGCCACCACCTAGTTCTCCTTCAGGACCAACTACAGCTAtcacactggaaacatcaacaggtgttacatcagacCCACCATCATCATCTCCTTCAGGATCAACTACAGGTGTGACATTGGAAACATCAACACGTGTGACATCAGGGCCACCACCTAGTTCTCCTTCAGGACCAACTACAGCTAtcacactggaaacatcaacaggtgttacatcagagcCACCATCTAGTTCTTCTTCAGGATCAACTACAGGTGTAACATTGGAAACATTAACCGGTGTTACATCAGAGTCACCATCTAGTTCTTCTTCAGGACCAACTACAGCTATCaaactggaaacatcaacaggtgttacatcagagccaccatcaacttctccttcaggatcaactacagctatcacactggaaacatcaacaggtgttacatcagaacAACCATCAAGTACTCCTTCAGGATCAACTACAGGTGTAAtgctggaaacatcaacaggtgttacatcagagcCACCGTCTAGTTCTCATTCAGGACCAACTACAGCTATCACACTGGAAGcatcaacaggtgttacatcagaaccaccatcaacttctccttcAGGACCAACTTCAACTATCATCCTGGAAATatcaacaggtgttacatcagagcCACCATCAACTACTCCGTCAGGATCAACTACAGGTGTAATgttggaaacatcaacaggtgttacatcagagcCACCGTCTAGTTCTCCTTCAGGAACAAGTACAGCTATCACACTGGAAATatcaacaggtgttacatcagaaccaccatcaacttctccatcaagATCAACGACACCTGTTCtcctggaaacatcaacaggtgttacatcagagcCACCGTCTAGTTCTCCTTCAGGACCAACTACGGCTATCACACTGGAAGcatcaacaggtgttacatcagaaccaccatcaacttctccatcaagATCAACGACACCTGTTCtcctggaaacatcaacaggtgttacatcagagccaccatcaacttctccttcaggatcaactacagctatcacactggaaacatcaacaggtgttacatcagagcCACCATCTAGTTCTTCTTCAGGATCAACTACAGGTGTAACATTGGAAACATTAACCGGTGTTACATCAGAGTCACCATCTAGTTCTTCTTCAGGACCAACTACAGCTATCaaactggaaacatcaacaggtgttacatcagacccaccatcaacttctccttcAGGATCAACTACAGGTGTGACATTGGAAACATCAACACGTGTGACATCAGGGCCACCACCTAGTTCTCCTTCAGGACCAACTACAGCTAtcacactggaaacatcaacaggtgttacatcagacCCACCATCATCATCTCCTTCAGGATCAACTACAGGTGTGACATTGGAAACATCAACACGTGTGACATCAGGGCCACCACCTAGTTCTCCTTCAGGACCAACTACAGCTAtcacactggaaacatcaacaggtgttacatcagagcCACCATCTAGTTCTTCTTCAGGATCAACTACAGGTGTAACATTGGAAACATTAACCGGTGTTACATCAGAGTCACCATCTAGTTCTTCTTCAGGACCAACTACAGCTATCaaactggaaacatcaacaggtgttacatcagacccaccatcaacttctccttcaggatcaactacagctatcacactggaagcatcaacaggtgttacatcagaaccaccatcaacttctccttcAGGACCAACTTCAACTATCATCCTGGAAATatcaacaggtgttacatcagagcCACCATCAACTACTCCGTCAGGATCAACTACAGGTGTAATgttggaaacatcaacaggtgttacatcagagcCACCGTCTAGTTCTCCTTCAGGAACAAGTACAGCTATCACACTGGAAATatcaacaggtgttacatcagaaccaccatcaacttctccatcaagATCAACTACACCTGTTCtcctggaaacatcaacaggtgttacatcagagcCACCATCTAGTTCTCCTTCAGGACCAACTACGGCTATCACACTGGAAGcatcaacaggtgttacatcagagccaccatcaacttctccttcaggatcaactacagctatcacactggaaacatcaacaggtgttacatcagagcCACCATCTAGTTCTTCTTCAGGATCAACTACAGGTGTAACATTGGAAACATTAACCGGTGTTACATCAGAGTCACCATCTAGTTCTTCTTCAGGACCAACTACAGCTATCaaactggaaacatcaacaggtgttacatcagacccaccatcaacttctccttcAGGATCAACTACAGGTGTGACATTGGAAACATCAACACGTGTGACATCAGGGCCACCACCTAGTTCTCCTTCAGGACCAACTACAGCTAtcacactggaaacatcaacaggtgttacatcagacCCACCATCGTCTTCTCCTTCAGGATCAACTACAGGTGTGACATTGGAAACATCAACACGTGTGACATCAGGGCCACCACCTAGTTCTCCTTCAGGACCAACTACAGCTAtcacactggaaacatcaacaggtgttacatcagacCCACCATCATCTCCTTCAGGATCAACTACAGGTGTGACATTGGAAACATCAACACGTGTGACATCAGGGCCACCACCTAGTTCTCCTTCAGGACCAACTACAGCTATTACACTGGAAGCATCAACAGGTGTTACGTCCgaaccaccatcaacttctcgaTCAAGATCAACTACACCTGTTATCCTGGAAACATCAAGAGTTGTTACATCAGAGCCACCATCAACTACTCCATCAGACTCAACTACAGCTAtcacactggaaacatcaacaggttttACATCAGAGCCACCACCTAGTTCTCCTTCAGGACCAACTACAGCTAtcacactggaaacatcaacaggttttACATCAGGGCCACCACCTAGTTCTCCTTCAGGACCAACTACAGCTGTTACACTGGAAACATCAAAAGGTGTGACATCAGGGCCACCACCTAGTTCCCCTTCAGGACCAACTACAGCTAtcacactggaaacatcaacaaGTGTTGCATCAGAAACATCATCTAGCATGCTTTCAATATCCACTAGGAGCATTACACTGGAAAGTTTAACTGTTGTTGCATCAGTACCCCCATCTAGTACTCCTCACAGATCAACTGTCAGCATCGCACCAAAAACATCATTTGGTTTTACATCCACACCACATTCAACTTCCCCCTCAGGACCAATTACACGCATCACACATTCAACACCTGTGACAACTGAACCACTATCTAGTACTCCTTCCAAATCAACCATCACACCAAAACCATTCACAGGTGTTACAACAGGAACACCATCTAGCCCTTCTTCAAGATCAACTGCAAGCATCACACAGAAAACATCAACAGTCATCACACCACAATCACTGCCAAATTCTTCTTCCACATTATCTACAG TAGAATCTACAACAGCAAGTTCACCTGATATACGGACTATGAGCTTTACTTCTCTTGAAGAATTTGATCATGAACTATCAAACCATTCTTCACCTAAATTTGCTCAACGAGCAAACCTTGTCAAAACAAAG CTTGAACCAATCCTTAAGAACAAATCCAGCAACTTCATTTTCCTAACAGTGATTCGTTTCAG GCCTGGATCAATCATCACAGATATGAATTTATACTACACATATCGTAACGGTCTTCCCAATGATTCAGAAATCATTACAACAATACAGGACTCTGATACAGGTTTAAACATAACTAAAGCTTTTG TAACACAAATAGCAACTACTACTACTCCTCTGGCCAAATCTACTCCCAAAGCAACTACTGGTGCTGCTACTATGAAAACACTTTCTCCAACAGCTACAACAAAAGCAACTATAAAGCCTACAGCAATTACTACAAATGCAGCTACTGCTACTACAAAAACACTTGGTCCAACAGCTACAACAAAAGCAACTATAAAGCCTACAGCAATTACTACAAATGCAGCTACTGCTACTACAAAAACACTTGCTCCAACAGGTACAACAAAAGCAACTATAAAGCCTACAGCAATTACTACAAATCCAGCTACTGCTACTATGAAAACACTTGCTCCAACAGGTACAACAAAAGCAACTATAAAGCCTACAGCAATTACTACAAATGCAGCTACTGCTACTATGAAAACACTTTCTCCAACAGCTACAACAAAAGCAACTATAAAGCCTACAGCAATTACTACAAATGCAGCTACTGCTACTACAAAAACACTTGCTCCAACAG CTACAACAAAAGCAACTATAAAGCCTACAGCAATTACTGCAAATGCAGCTACTGCTACTATGAAAACACTTTCTCCAACAGCTACAACAAAAGCAACTATAAAGCCTCCAGCAATTACTACAAATGCAGCTACTGCTACTATGAAAACACTTTCTCCAACAGCTACAACAAAAGCAACTATAAAGCCTCCAGCAATTACTACAAATGCAGCTACTGCTGCTGCTATTACAAAAACACTTGCTCCAACAGCTACTACAAAAGCAACTATGAAGCCTACAACAATTACTACAAAAGCAGCTACTACAACTACAACAACCAAAAAAGCTACTACTGAAACAACAACTACTCCtacaactactactaccaccaccactacaACAACCACAAAACCGACTACCAaaactactactacaacaacaacaccaacagTTGCAGCAGCTCGTCCACCACCAACTGTCGAGATGAGTGTTGGTTTAAAGCGTCTTTATGTTCCAGAGCTTGCTAATCCTCAGAGTCAGGAATTCAAAGACTTGGCTGCCATTGTGACTAAAGTG cttaATCTAATCTATAAAGCGCTATATGGCCCCCGCTTCCTCTGGAGTACTGTCCGAGCCTTCAG ACCTCAGAACAGACGTGCAGATGACTTTACGCAAGCAGATGTCGAACTGGTATTCAACGAGAGTTCCACAAAACCTCTCCCATCTGGTGCCGAAGTAGTGAACGAACTCAAAGATATTGCAGAAAATAACAATACTTTCGATGTGGAATTTGATGCCACCGCAATCAGTGTCATCA ATGAGCCACACAGGGTCCCTGTGCAATTCCGAACAAATGGCACTTTTGAAGCGGCTCTCTCAGATTCTAGTTCAGATTTATTCACAAACAGAGCACTCATGATTAAAACAGGA